In one window of Nakamurella sp. PAMC28650 DNA:
- a CDS encoding GNAT family N-acetyltransferase, producing the protein MLTVTAGDVEGMRPFFAPERPGPMVFGHVATTGRGIVAVDRWPGPRVAMAQVGQDTALRGDPDHLSPDAFAGAAAFLEAPPQWEAALRNIDPALAVWPRIIATLPAGAHLPVSDAVLLGPDDVPGLAALPADIAWIHETWGGPEGLALARVARGYRVDDELVAVAVPFHIGSAFEDVGVVTAAAHRGHGRALTCAAAVLQDIRDRGRVPSWSTSPDNPGSLAVAARLGFVHHRDDVLYAINLPSPDDSH; encoded by the coding sequence ATGCTGACCGTGACCGCCGGGGACGTCGAAGGGATGCGGCCGTTCTTCGCCCCGGAGCGACCGGGGCCGATGGTGTTCGGACACGTCGCGACGACCGGCCGGGGGATCGTCGCGGTCGATCGGTGGCCCGGCCCTCGAGTGGCGATGGCCCAAGTCGGTCAGGACACGGCGCTCCGCGGAGATCCGGACCACCTGTCGCCGGACGCCTTCGCCGGTGCGGCAGCTTTCCTGGAGGCGCCGCCGCAGTGGGAGGCCGCCCTGCGGAACATCGACCCGGCTCTGGCCGTCTGGCCACGGATCATCGCCACCCTCCCGGCCGGCGCGCACCTGCCCGTCTCCGACGCCGTCCTGCTCGGGCCGGACGACGTCCCGGGGCTCGCAGCGTTGCCGGCCGATATCGCCTGGATCCACGAAACCTGGGGCGGGCCCGAAGGTCTGGCGCTCGCACGGGTGGCGCGAGGCTACCGGGTCGACGACGAACTGGTCGCCGTGGCCGTGCCGTTCCACATCGGCTCCGCCTTCGAAGACGTCGGTGTCGTGACGGCAGCGGCGCACCGCGGACACGGCAGGGCCCTGACGTGCGCAGCCGCGGTGCTCCAGGACATCCGTGACCGAGGGCGCGTCCCGAGCTGGTCGACCTCGCCCGACAACCCGGGAAGCCTCGCCGTCGCGGCACGGCTGGGATTCGTGCACCATCGCGACGACGTGCTCTACGCGATCAACCTGCCCTCCCCGGACGACTCGCACTGA